TGACCTTGAGATAGTTGTTCAAAGAGTTCTTGGTGTGTACTAACATAATTAGCCTTAAATTCACGCAGACCTTTAATTAATTTCTTCATACAGCTAACTTTTGACAAATAGAGGCAATATCAGAAAAATTTTCCCTGTATAGTTAGTGTAGTATAAAAATGTTATAAATTTTATCAATTTGTCATTCAAGCAAATCTAAGTGCTCATGGGTGTCAGCAGCAACTGTCTTGAGTATCACTTCTGAGTTGGTGTGGGTAAAAGTCGTTGGTAGTGCGGCAGCTTACGTTCCTCCGCTTCCCCCCGAAACGTGCCTTGGCGATCGCATTTATGCCAATCCTTTATATCTTGCACCTGAGCGTATCAATCGGCACGAACCAAAAATATGGGCAAAAAATTATATTATTTTTATAATCTTTATCTTGTTAAATAAGTGGAGTTTAGACTGTCTAAACTCCAGTCATTAATCGCATTTCATATTATTTCAACTCACTGCAATCGACATTTGGGCACTCTGATTCCCCAAGCTATCCACTCCACACACAGTATAAGTTCCTGGTTCAACAGTCGCAAAGGTTATAATGAAGCGTGTTCTAACTCAGTTTGCGGTTGTGGTGGGACGACAAGGTAGTCAGAGGGAATTTTTTGCACCTCACCCATAAAAAAAAGCGCTTGATACACAGAAACTGCTACATCGGCGCGAGTTGCTGGTATATTGGGCTTGAGTAATTTTGTATTTGGGTAACTAGCTACAAGACCTGCACTTGTGGCAATTGCAACCTGAGTTATTGCAGAATCAGGAATTAGATTGGTATCGTGATAAATCTCTTGAAGGGTTGCAAGCTTCTCAGGCTTTACTTTTAAGGCAAGATCCAAGCCTTTTACCAGAGTCAGCAAAACTTCTAATCGAGAAATCCTACTGTCAGGAAAGAAGCGATCATTGAGAAACCCATTTAGAAATCCTATTGCATAAGCTGTTTGAATAGCTTTTGCTGCCCAGTGATGAGCCGCAACATCGATAAAACGAATATAGTCCCGTTTTTTCTTAAGTTTTGTAAATGTCTTAGTAAGAATAACAGCAAATTCAGCACGGGTTACTGAAGTGTCAGGGCGAAACGTCCTATTGGGAAACCCGGTGATAACCCCTTCATTCGCTAATGATTCTACAAATAAGCGTGCCCATTGATTTTGAATATCCCGAAAGGATTTAGGAGTAGATGCCATTGTCGCTCCAAGCTAGCTATTTTCCTGATGTTCTTGCTATGTATTATTTTTCCCATCAGCAGAAAACGGGAATTATTAGCTTGGTGATCCACGATCACGCTCAAATTCAAATTGTTTTGACGAGAGAGGCTTAATGGTATAGCAACAGACATATCGTTTAGGACATCGTATTTCTCTTAAGAGGGAACAGGGAACAGGGAACAGGGAAATGTCCTAACAATTATGGCGACTGCTATAGTTGTATAGTTGCATCATCTGATAAATGTCTTAAGATGGGATGATGGTAACACAAGGATGAAAAAATCCAACAAACAAAACCTGTTCCATACTGAACCATAACAACTAAAGATATGGGTTGTACTGAGAAGAGTTTTTCACTGCCTTCAGTACGTAAAATCTTTAAGGTTGGAAAAGACGAAAGTAGCCGCACAGCCTAGAAATAAGTTGAGGCGGGTAGGACTGTTTGAACCAGTCAAAGTGCGTTCAGCACAGAATAACGTTGACTAGTAGGACTTTTAGTCCACATAGCAATATCAGTTCAAAATCCTGGTTTTTCAAAGCCAGGAGAGTTTAATATTAACTATGTCTTTAGTTTCCACAATCAAAAGTATATACACTGATGGTGCTTGCACAGGCAACCCTGGCCCTGGTGGTTGGGGTGTGGTTGTCTATTTCAGTGATGGTTCGATTCACGAAATGGGCGGTGCATCCTCCCGAACGACTAACAATAAAATGGAGATGCAAGCTGCGATCGCCGCCCTCCAATTTTTGCAAGACTCAGGACAAAATGAAGCCATCACCCTCCACACCGACAGCGAATATCTGATAAACTGCGTGACAAAATGGGTGAAAAGCTGGAAAAGGAAAGGCTGGAAAAAGTCAGATGGAAATCCTGTGCTGAACCAAGACCTGTTAGAAATCTTAGACGATCTTAATAGTCCACGAGTTAGATGGGAGCATGTGCGGGGTCATGCAGGTAATATTGGTAACGAACGCTGTGATACGATCGCCCGCGCCTTTGCCAATAACAAAACTTTGTCCTTGCAACAACAAAACTTTTCTTTGGAACAAAAGAACGGTCTAAGTATATCAAGAGTATCAGATTCGGAAACAAATCCTACAATCATTAACACAAAGAAAGAAGCAATCACTACTCTTGCAACAGATATAACCAATATGGAACCACAAACCCACTCTCCTAGTTCCGCAAATGAGGAATTACCCCGAGAAATCAGGGTAACACAACTGCGCAACTTAGTAGAAACTCTCCGCATTGCGGACGAAATTGCCGAGAAAGGTTACCTGATCACAAGTTCTGAACTGGCAGACTTGATGGATGTTCACGCCAGCGCTGTTACCAGTCGTGGAGACGAGTGGCGCTGGCGAAACTGGCTTGTCTCACGGGTGCGGCGTGAAGGTAATCAAATTCTCTGGGAATTGGAACGGGGCGATAAGGTAGAAAGTGAGACGGAATCGTGAAGTATCCCAACAAAATCCCCTGTTTGTTGGGGTAAGAACTTACGCGAGTCGTTAAACAATCAGCACTTCAGGACTCATCACTGAGTACTGTACTTACGTCCTCGCCACTCTTTAGGGGTACGGAATGCAGATAGATAAATCCGCAGCACCGCGATTGGATCAGCCAAAGGCGAAAGCCAGAACAACCAACCGCCTTTTGCTTGATTGCGATCATAGGAGGGTGCGATCGCAAAAAGCATAGCAAAGCGAATCAGCAGTAGAAAAAGATTCAGTACCACCAGGAAAAGCAGAGGAGCAGGGGAGGTATTGAGCAGTGGAGAAAAAAAGAGGTAGATGAGGACAACTACAAGCGGTAAACCTTGAACTGCTGTGAGGAGCCATAAATCTCCCCAAACTTGAGCACGGGACGAAGCGTCTTTCAAGTCAAGGCTTCGCCCCCATTGTTCCCAAGTTTCCATTGCTCCCTCATACATCCTTACCTTGAGCACTTTTGCCCCATCTAAAAAGCCAACTTTATACCCAGAGGCAGCTATGTTCCGTGCTAAAGTGACATCATCACAAAAAGAACCTTTCGCACTCGTATATCCACCCACAGCTTTTAGAACAGAGCGACGGCACAAATAGCATTGTCCATTCGCCATCACTCGTTCTGACTGCTGAGCATTCACACCAGCAGGATTAAATCGGTAAAGCAGAGTCATCAACAAAGCTGGTTGTAGCCAGCACTCTCCTGGATATTTGAGAATGAACTGGGGTGAGAGAGAAACCAAGTCATAGCCTTGAGTTTCTGCTGTCTTCACCAAACCCGCAACCAAACCAGGTGATGGTTGTATATCAGCATCCATACCCAGAAACCACTCACTCGCCTCACAGGTGTGCAAAAAGCCGTAATGCAAAGCCCAAGGACGCCCCACCCAACCAGTTGGTAAGGGATCATCGCTCATCAGGCGAAAGCGAGGATCTTTTTGCTGTGCGGTTTTGACTAACTCAGGTGTGCCATCACTAGATTTGCTATCTACAATGATTATTTCTCGGACTTCATAGCTTTGGTGAGAAATCCCGTCTAGCAAAGGGGCAATACGAAGAGCTTCATTTAAGGTAGGAATGA
This portion of the Brasilonema sennae CENA114 genome encodes:
- a CDS encoding S-layer homology domain-containing protein, which gives rise to MASTPKSFRDIQNQWARLFVESLANEGVITGFPNRTFRPDTSVTRAEFAVILTKTFTKLKKKRDYIRFIDVAAHHWAAKAIQTAYAIGFLNGFLNDRFFPDSRISRLEVLLTLVKGLDLALKVKPEKLATLQEIYHDTNLIPDSAITQVAIATSAGLVASYPNTKLLKPNIPATRADVAVSVYQALFFMGEVQKIPSDYLVVPPQPQTELEHASL
- the rnhA gene encoding ribonuclease HI, producing the protein MSLVSTIKSIYTDGACTGNPGPGGWGVVVYFSDGSIHEMGGASSRTTNNKMEMQAAIAALQFLQDSGQNEAITLHTDSEYLINCVTKWVKSWKRKGWKKSDGNPVLNQDLLEILDDLNSPRVRWEHVRGHAGNIGNERCDTIARAFANNKTLSLQQQNFSLEQKNGLSISRVSDSETNPTIINTKKEAITTLATDITNMEPQTHSPSSANEELPREIRVTQLRNLVETLRIADEIAEKGYLITSSELADLMDVHASAVTSRGDEWRWRNWLVSRVRREGNQILWELERGDKVESETES
- the cruG gene encoding 2'-O-glycosyltransferase CruG, which codes for MQDALSFASALSLLLLLIQLSATAILLSRLLKGPSRHPPITPQNSTPELLGCVSVVIPTLNEALRIAPLLDGISHQSYEVREIIIVDSKSSDGTPELVKTAQQKDPRFRLMSDDPLPTGWVGRPWALHYGFLHTCEASEWFLGMDADIQPSPGLVAGLVKTAETQGYDLVSLSPQFILKYPGECWLQPALLMTLLYRFNPAGVNAQQSERVMANGQCYLCRRSVLKAVGGYTSAKGSFCDDVTLARNIAASGYKVGFLDGAKVLKVRMYEGAMETWEQWGRSLDLKDASSRAQVWGDLWLLTAVQGLPLVVVLIYLFFSPLLNTSPAPLLFLVVLNLFLLLIRFAMLFAIAPSYDRNQAKGGWLFWLSPLADPIAVLRIYLSAFRTPKEWRGRKYSTQ